The following proteins are co-located in the Calliphora vicina chromosome 2, idCalVici1.1, whole genome shotgun sequence genome:
- the LOC135950661 gene encoding uncharacterized protein LOC135950661 — protein MFNRSPPSVSLPPPLPLAPVCIEPSVCHVCNETMTEGQDCLIINQCYHIYHRQCIESHLADSSECPLCKRTFQLSELRKLNIVNKILPLTKGNPKGKGWGAVPKTYNTRSTTRNLFGDSDNPTLENVATPDRPSQNISDSNV, from the coding sequence ATGTTTAATCGTTCGCCACCATCAGTTAGTCTTCCACCTCCATTGCCTTTGGCACCTGTATGTATAGAACCATCGGTGTGCCATGTGTGTAACGAAACAATGACCGAAGGCCAAGACTGTCTAATAATTAATCAATGTTATCACATATATCATAGGCAGTGTATTGAATCTCATTTGGCAGATTCCTCAGAATGTCCATTATGCAAGAGAACGTTTCAACTTTCAGAGTTACGTAAGCTAAATATCGTCAATAAAATTCTTCCATTGACAAAAGGCAATCCTAAAGGTAAAGGATGGGGCGCAGTTCCAAAAACTTATAACACTCGTAGTACAACACGCAATCTATTTGGTGATTCCGATAATCCTACGTTAGAAAATGTAGCAACACCTGATCGACCTAGTCAGAATATTTCCGATTCAAATGTATGA